From a single Aerosakkonema funiforme FACHB-1375 genomic region:
- the eno gene encoding phosphopyruvate hydratase codes for MTDTLDTAIEFIQAREILDSRGRPTVEAEVHLINGVMGLAQVPSGASTGTFEAHELRDGDKSRYGGKGVLTAVENVKEKIAPELIDLDAVNQELIDRTMIDLDGSQNKSNLGANAILAVSLAAAKASAAALTLPLYRYLGGPLANLLPVPLMNVINGGAHADNNVDFQEFMIVPVGAPTFREALRWGAEVFSSLSKVLHDKGLLTGVGDEGGFAPNLESNQAALDLLVAAIEKAGYKPGEEVALALDVAASEFYKQGQYVYDGAAHSPAEFIDYLAKLVGQYPIVSIEDGLHEEDWQNWTLLTQKLGSSVQLVGDDLFVTNPTRLRKGIETNAGNAILIKLNQIGSLTETLETIDMATRNSYRSIISHRSGETEDTTIADLAVATRAGQIKTGSLCRSERVAKYNRLLRIEEELGDQALYAGAVGLGPK; via the coding sequence ATGACCGACACACTAGATACTGCGATCGAATTTATTCAGGCGCGAGAAATTCTCGACTCTCGCGGGCGTCCTACCGTTGAAGCAGAAGTCCATCTGATTAACGGCGTCATGGGACTAGCCCAAGTTCCCAGCGGTGCTTCTACCGGCACTTTTGAAGCTCACGAACTGCGGGACGGCGATAAAAGCCGTTACGGAGGCAAGGGAGTTCTCACCGCAGTGGAAAATGTCAAAGAAAAAATTGCCCCGGAACTGATCGATCTCGATGCAGTTAACCAGGAACTGATCGATCGCACCATGATCGATTTAGATGGTTCCCAAAATAAATCGAATCTGGGCGCAAATGCTATTTTGGCAGTTTCCCTGGCAGCAGCGAAAGCCAGTGCAGCTGCACTGACCCTGCCTCTATATCGCTACTTGGGTGGCCCTTTGGCTAACCTGTTACCTGTGCCCTTGATGAATGTAATCAACGGTGGTGCCCACGCTGACAACAATGTGGATTTTCAAGAATTCATGATTGTGCCTGTAGGCGCACCTACTTTCCGAGAAGCCTTACGCTGGGGTGCAGAAGTGTTTTCCTCCCTAAGCAAAGTGTTGCACGACAAAGGTTTGCTGACCGGAGTAGGCGATGAAGGTGGATTTGCACCGAACTTAGAATCGAATCAGGCGGCTTTGGATTTGTTGGTAGCTGCCATTGAGAAAGCTGGCTATAAACCTGGAGAAGAAGTTGCTTTGGCGCTAGATGTAGCAGCCAGCGAATTCTACAAACAGGGCCAGTACGTTTATGATGGTGCAGCTCACTCGCCCGCTGAGTTCATCGATTATCTAGCTAAGCTGGTTGGGCAGTATCCGATTGTTTCTATTGAAGATGGACTGCACGAAGAAGACTGGCAAAACTGGACTTTGCTAACCCAGAAGTTAGGTTCTAGCGTCCAGCTAGTCGGCGATGACTTGTTTGTCACCAACCCCACACGGTTGCGAAAAGGCATCGAAACCAATGCCGGTAATGCCATTTTGATTAAGCTCAATCAAATTGGCTCTTTAACGGAAACTTTGGAAACGATCGATATGGCCACTCGCAACAGCTATCGATCGATCATCAGTCACCGTTCTGGCGAAACAGAAGATACCACCATAGCCGACTTAGCTGTAGCTACTCGCGCCGGTCAAATTAAAACTGGTTCCCTCTGTCGCAGCGAACGTGTAGCTAAATACAACCGACTGCTGCGAATTGAGGAAGAATTAGGCGACCAAGCCCTTTACGCAGGCGCTGTCGGGTTAGGGCCAAAGTAA